The genomic region GCTAAAGAATATGCGCTATTATGGCAGTCGTACGACAACAGGTTGTTTAAAAAGGGGATACCGATGCCTTTTGAAGCGAATGATGGTTCGCATTTTATGGGAATTATCCAAGGAGTAACCTCAAACGGTAAGCTTGAAGTACTCCTTGAAAATGATTCCATTACTACTTTTGATATTAAAGAGGTAAAATTATTATACTGATTTTACCGGACAATGATTTCATATTTTTGTAATAATCCTTTTAATCCTTCTTTCGAAAACTGCGCTTTGCGCAGTTTGGTTTTTTCCGGGTCGATGGTAAAATTGTAGCTGGTCAGGAAATCGGCCTTTTCGGCAATAGCGTCGGTAAAAACAGCCTGATGCAGGTTACAGTTGTCGAATAAAACTTCTGTTAAATTGGTCGCCATAAAATCAACTGCGATCATACTGCAATTGGTAAACGTCATTTTTTTGAGCTTTAAAGCATAAAATTTGGCGTAATCCAGAACACAATCATTAAAGTGAAATTCAAATAACAGCTGATCGGTCATGGCAAAATTTACATCGGTAAAATCGCAGTGGTTAAAAACAGCATTCCGCAAACCGACATAATTGATTTGCGCTTCCTTAAAATTGCAGTTGTAAAAAATACAATCGGTAAAAACAACACCTGAAAAATTACAATTGCTAAAATCGCAACCGGTAAAAGTGCATTCTTCGAATTCTTTGTATTTGATTTCGCTTTCGGAAAAAAGCTGGTTGGTAAAAGGGGTATTAAATATAAAATCGCTGTGGGTCATTCAAAAATTTGGTATTTATGTAAGTAGGTTTTTGTTCATGGGCTAGTCTTTGGGGTTTTCTAAGTGAATTCGTTCGAGTATATCCCGATCGATTGGCTTACATAAATAGCCTACAATCTCGGGAAAACTGTTTGCTTTTTCGCGGTCTTCGTTAGCAATGGAGGAACTGGCTATGTAGATTGCGGGCTTTTTTCCAAACCCGAAATCTATCCGTTGTAACTCATTCATAAAAGCCCAGCCGTCCATTTCCGGCATATCGATGTCGAGTAGGATAACATCGGGAAATTCCTCGGCGCTTTGAATGGCTTTTAGTGAGTCAATAGCAACTTTTCCATTTTTGTAACTCAGAATCTGACTAAATAATTGACTTTTCTCAATTATTTTCTTTGTAATTAATTGATAAATGGGGTCATCATCAATTATACAGATACTTTTTGGGGCGTTCATCTGAAATATATTTTAAAAGTTGTTCCTTCGTCTAATGTACTTTTAACGACTATTTTTCCTCCCATCGCATCAATCTGGTTTTTTGAAATGAATAATCCTATTCCTCTTGCATCAGCATGATTGGTGAATGTTTTGTACATTCCGAATAGTTTTTCTCCATTTTTTTCCAGATCAATTCCAATTCCGTTGTCGGAAATTTCCAATACGGTTTTACCGTCTTCCTGGTAGGATTTCAGATCAATTACGGTTTGTCTGTCGGCATGTCCGTATCGAATAGCATTCGATATAAAGTTAAGTAATATACTTTCTAAATAAGCAGGATTGTATTTGACTTCGATGTCTTTGTTGACATCATTATGGATGATCACATCGTTTTTCAGTAATTGCTCCCGAAGTACGTCCAGCGTCTTGTTAATATATTTTTTTAAATTTAAAGGTTCTATAATCAGATTGATATTGGTCTGGATGGTTACCACCTCGTTTAGGTTGTTCATCGTTTCGTTTAGTACCGAGGAAACCGATTTTAGCAATTGGATCATTTCGTCGCGTTCTTCGTCGGTATCGGCCGATTCGATCAGGTTTGAAATCGATTGGATGTTACTGGTATGTGAACGCAGGTTGTGCGAAACGATATACGAGAAATTTAGGAGGCGTTTGTTTTGTTCGGTTACCAGATGTAGTGTGTTGTTGAGTTCGATTTCTGCCATTTTGGCTTTTGTAATGTCGATCATAATACCACGCAGGTTTACGGCTTTATCGTTTTCGACTACCACACTTACAATATCGCGTAGCCATACGATTTCGCCGTCTTTACGGATCATACGGTATTCGAAATCGTGTTGTCTTTTTTCGTAGGTGTAACGCGACATAAAGGCGATAACCCATTCTTTGTCGTCGGGATGTACATGGTTGATCCAGAAAGACGGCGTTTCCAACCATTCTTCCGGTGTATAACCAAGGATGTCTTCTACTTTTCGGCTGATAAAGGTGAAATCAAAGGTACTCGGATCGCCTTCCCAAACAATACCGTCAATGGTGTTGATCAAAGATTCGATCTTCTGCTGTGATTTTAAAATGACTTCTTCGGAGTTTTTACGCTCTGTAATGTCTTCGGTTGAAACCAATACGCGTTCCAGTGTTTTTTCATATTCCGGAACCACACTCCAACGGAAATGGATGTGTTTGTATTGGTTGTCCATGAATTTGATCTGAGAATCACCGGTAATATGATTTTGTCGTTGCGTAATGGCGATAAGTTGTTTCGAGAAAATCGGAATGGATTCGTCGTCAAAAATCGTACTGAGTTTGCCTTTTAGGATGTTTTTGTCTTTTACCGAATGTAGCGTAAGACACATGTTGTTGACGTCTATCACTTTTACTAATGATAAACATTTGCGGATTACGTCGATGTTGTTTTTCAGATAAGCTTCAACTTCTTCTCTCGGCATATCTATCAGACCTAATTCGGTCAGGTATTTTTTGACTTCCGAGAAATCTTCTTCCCACAACGGAATCGGTGAGTTGTTGAATAAACTTTTAAAACGTTTTTCGCTTCTCTTGATACGATCCTGGGCCTCTTTCTTATCGGTTATGTCTTCGATAATTCCGATGTGCGATGTTGGTTTTTCACCTACCGACCATAGCGGGGTAATCGTTACGCTGGCCCAAACGATATTGCCGTCTTTGTGGAAGAAACGCTTTTCAAGTCCGAATTCACGGATAACCCCTCTTTTTAAAAGACGCATTTTTTTGAAATCGTTTTCCAGGTCGTTCGGATGCGTAATCATCATATAATCCATTTTGCTGATTTCGTTGGTTTCATAACCAAGCATCTGACAAAACCGTTCGTTGGCTTCTATAAAAGTACCGGAATTGGAATCGATATGCGCAATTCCAATGGCGGCCTGTTCGAAAATGGATTTGAATTTAATTTCGCTCTTCATTAAACGAAGTGCCTGCGAATGTACCAAACGTTGTAATTCGGACGGACGTTTTAATAAACTCGTGGTAAACAAACCGCAAATCAGGGACAATACAATCGCTAAAATAGCAATCGGGATTAATTGTTTGATCAGATAATAGTTGTTCGTAGTTATCAGATATAGCTTCCAGTCGCCATCTGGGAATGAAACGGTTAAATGGGTTTTATTGGTAAAATTCTTTTTGTTGGGAAGGAAAAATTCTTCTTTTCCGGTTTCCGGATCGGTTTTGGAAAACTGAAAATAATATTTGTCGGTCGAAAAAGTTTTAATTCCGGACGTCTCCAAAAAAGTATTGAATTTGATGACAACAGAACAGAATCCCCAGAATTTATTCGATTTGAATACCGGGAACCAGCCTACGATGCCTAGACCGCCTTGTTTTAATTCCAGTGGACCAACATAATATATTTTTCGGTTTTTGATGGCTTTCATCGCCCATCGGCTTGCTTTTTCGGAATCCAGAATATTGTAATTAATTACCGGTTCGTTGCCTTTTAATGGATAAACATATTTGATTACTCCGTTTGGAACCAATTCTACCGCATCAATATTCGGATTGGAGTCTACGAGTTGTTTACCGATTTCGTCAAAATTACTTGGGTTACCATTGTCGTCAATGGTCATGGCCAATGTCAGCGTACTGATATGGCTGTTTTTTAGCGATTGCTCGATGTTTTGATGCACCACATTTAGGATGCTGCTCATTTCACGTTGCTCGCTTTCTTTTATAATTTGATAGCGTAAAAAAAGAATTAAATTCGAAACTAAAAACAGGAGTGTAAAGACCAATATCCCAGTCGTTTTTGGTCTTGATAAAAACCAACTGATGAGAATTGTAATTTTTTTATCCAGATTCATTGGAGTTGCCTTTGGGATGGGTGTTAAAACTTTATAAATTTATAAAAAATGTGAATAAATGAATTATAAAAATTGCAAAATACTCATTATTTCACAACAAAAGTTTGATTTGAATAAAAAAAAAGCTCATCATAAAGATGAGCTGATGTTGTGACCTCGACAGGATTCAAACCTGTAACCTTCTGAGCCGTAATCAGATGCGCTATTCAGTTGCGCCACGAGGCCTTAGTTGTTTTTACGGGTGCAAATATAGGGGTAAATGTGTAACTTGCAAACAAAATCGCAATAAAATTTAAAAAAAAATGAGTCTAAAAGAGTATGTGCGTGATATTCAGGATTTTCCTAAAAAAGGAATTTTGTTTAAAGATATCACTCCTTTGTTGATGAGCCCGGAAGCAACGAATGAATGCCTCCAAATTTTAATCGAAAACCTGAAAAATAAAAAAATCGACAAGGTAATCGGAGTGGAAAGTCGTGGTTTTTTCTTTGCAACTTTATTGGCGCACGAATTACAGGCGGGTTTTGTGCCGGTTCGCAAAGCCGGAAAGCTACCATTCGATACGGTTTCGGCTTCGTATACGCTGGAATACGGTACCGATACACTGGAAATTCATGCCGATGCCATCCAAAAAGGGGATAGGGTTGTCATTCATGACGACGTATTGGCAACCGGCGGAACGATTAAAGCCGTTTGCGAGCTGGTGGAAAAACTGGGCGGCGAAATTGTACAGGTCAATTTCCTGATGGAACTGACTTTTCTGAATGGAGGAGATAAAATTGCCGGCTACGAGCGATTTGCAGCGCTTCAGTACTAGTTTAAGGCTCGGGTGGTTACATAATACCGCCAGGCGATAATTAGCTTCTGAAAAGCGCTTGCTTTGGAAAGATCAAGGTTTTGTTTGCTGTAGCTCGGTAAAAGCAGTTTGTTAAGTCGGGCCAGTATTTTAAACATATTCCTTTGGTTTTGATAAAGATAGAAAAAAAAAGAGCCACATTTGTGACTCTTTTTTTATTCGCTGTCACGAAGTTCGCGCTCTCTTTCAATTGCGCGTTCCTTCATTGCTTTTTCGCGTTCTTTCATCGCTTTTTCGCGATCTTTTCGTGCCGATTCCAGCGCTTTAGCGCGGTCTTTCATAGCTGCTTCACGGGCTTTCATGGCTTTTTCACGTTCTTTTTGAGCGATTTCCTGTGATTTCATTGCTTTTTCCAAACCTTTCATGGCTTCCTCATGTGCTCTCATAGCAATTTCATGATCTTTCATGGCCAGTTCCTGGCTTTTTAAGGCTTCCACACGGGCACGGTCAATTTCCGGACGGGCTTTTTCGATGGCTATACGAGCGTCTTCCAATGCCTTACGGGTAATTTCTTTGGTGTCTATTTTAAGATCATCCGCATTTATTATTTCATTTCCATTGAGATAAACAGTATTTCCGTTTCGGGAAACGGTTGTTACTTTTCCGTTTTTAATGATCACCGATGAGGAGGAAGATTTTACACCTGGCGCTACTGGTGCTGCCGGAGCAACAGGAGGAACCGGTGCCGATCCTGGGCCTGATGGTGGGCTAGGCGGACTAGGCGGGCTTGGCGGTGAGGGTGGACTTATAAAGTTGCTGATATAATCACCAAACGAGGTGTCGCTTTCAGATTGTTCATCGGTGCTTTCGTCTTTAATGGTTGTACTGATACGGGTTTTTCCGTTTCTGGCATAGGATTGTTGTTTTGCTTCTGAGTTAAAACCGATTTTGATTTTACCGTTACGATCGGTTTTTTTGATAAAACGAATGGGGCTGATCGGTTCGTCACTTTCCGTTTGTGTGATACCGGTATTGCCTTCTTTGTCTTTGTATTCGATTTTAATACGA from Flavobacterium sp. WV_118_3 harbors:
- a CDS encoding SsrA-binding protein, with product MFKILARLNKLLLPSYSKQNLDLSKASAFQKLIIAWRYYVTTRALN
- a CDS encoding pentapeptide repeat-containing protein, with the translated sequence MTHSDFIFNTPFTNQLFSESEIKYKEFEECTFTGCDFSNCNFSGVVFTDCIFYNCNFKEAQINYVGLRNAVFNHCDFTDVNFAMTDQLLFEFHFNDCVLDYAKFYALKLKKMTFTNCSMIAVDFMATNLTEVLFDNCNLHQAVFTDAIAEKADFLTSYNFTIDPEKTKLRKAQFSKEGLKGLLQKYEIIVR
- a CDS encoding adenine phosphoribosyltransferase → MSLKEYVRDIQDFPKKGILFKDITPLLMSPEATNECLQILIENLKNKKIDKVIGVESRGFFFATLLAHELQAGFVPVRKAGKLPFDTVSASYTLEYGTDTLEIHADAIQKGDRVVIHDDVLATGGTIKAVCELVEKLGGEIVQVNFLMELTFLNGGDKIAGYERFAALQY
- a CDS encoding PAS domain S-box protein — protein: MNLDKKITILISWFLSRPKTTGILVFTLLFLVSNLILFLRYQIIKESEQREMSSILNVVHQNIEQSLKNSHISTLTLAMTIDDNGNPSNFDEIGKQLVDSNPNIDAVELVPNGVIKYVYPLKGNEPVINYNILDSEKASRWAMKAIKNRKIYYVGPLELKQGGLGIVGWFPVFKSNKFWGFCSVVIKFNTFLETSGIKTFSTDKYYFQFSKTDPETGKEEFFLPNKKNFTNKTHLTVSFPDGDWKLYLITTNNYYLIKQLIPIAILAIVLSLICGLFTTSLLKRPSELQRLVHSQALRLMKSEIKFKSIFEQAAIGIAHIDSNSGTFIEANERFCQMLGYETNEISKMDYMMITHPNDLENDFKKMRLLKRGVIREFGLEKRFFHKDGNIVWASVTITPLWSVGEKPTSHIGIIEDITDKKEAQDRIKRSEKRFKSLFNNSPIPLWEEDFSEVKKYLTELGLIDMPREEVEAYLKNNIDVIRKCLSLVKVIDVNNMCLTLHSVKDKNILKGKLSTIFDDESIPIFSKQLIAITQRQNHITGDSQIKFMDNQYKHIHFRWSVVPEYEKTLERVLVSTEDITERKNSEEVILKSQQKIESLINTIDGIVWEGDPSTFDFTFISRKVEDILGYTPEEWLETPSFWINHVHPDDKEWVIAFMSRYTYEKRQHDFEYRMIRKDGEIVWLRDIVSVVVENDKAVNLRGIMIDITKAKMAEIELNNTLHLVTEQNKRLLNFSYIVSHNLRSHTSNIQSISNLIESADTDEERDEMIQLLKSVSSVLNETMNNLNEVVTIQTNINLIIEPLNLKKYINKTLDVLREQLLKNDVIIHNDVNKDIEVKYNPAYLESILLNFISNAIRYGHADRQTVIDLKSYQEDGKTVLEISDNGIGIDLEKNGEKLFGMYKTFTNHADARGIGLFISKNQIDAMGGKIVVKSTLDEGTTFKIYFR
- a CDS encoding response regulator, whose product is MNAPKSICIIDDDPIYQLITKKIIEKSQLFSQILSYKNGKVAIDSLKAIQSAEEFPDVILLDIDMPEMDGWAFMNELQRIDFGFGKKPAIYIASSSIANEDREKANSFPEIVGYLCKPIDRDILERIHLENPKD